In Patulibacter sp. SYSU D01012, a single window of DNA contains:
- a CDS encoding YdeI/OmpD-associated family protein codes for MSRPPSAATPPPAPTDGPPSLVVRDAAAWRAWLDEHESTSDGVWLTLAKKGTTAPTSLTYGQALEEALCSGWIDGRRQAVDAATYRQHLTPRRARSVWSQRNVDLVAALTAAGRMRPRGRREVERAQDDGRWDRAYAGQAAATVPDDLAAAVAACPAAARRFAALSRAERYAAIHPVITAPSAAVRDARVAAVVARLAAGG; via the coding sequence ATGAGCCGCCCGCCGAGCGCCGCCACCCCGCCGCCCGCGCCGACCGACGGGCCGCCGTCGCTCGTCGTCCGGGACGCGGCGGCGTGGCGCGCCTGGCTCGACGAGCACGAGTCCACGTCCGACGGCGTGTGGCTCACGCTCGCGAAGAAGGGGACGACCGCCCCGACGTCGCTGACGTACGGCCAGGCGCTCGAGGAGGCGCTCTGCAGCGGGTGGATCGACGGACGGCGGCAGGCGGTCGACGCCGCGACGTACCGGCAGCACCTGACCCCCCGGCGCGCCCGGTCGGTGTGGTCGCAGCGCAACGTCGACCTGGTCGCCGCGCTGACCGCTGCCGGCCGGATGCGTCCGCGCGGCCGGCGCGAGGTCGAGCGCGCGCAGGACGACGGGCGGTGGGATCGCGCGTACGCGGGCCAGGCCGCGGCGACGGTGCCGGACGACCTGGCCGCCGCGGTGGCGGCGTGCCCGGCCGCTGCGCGGCGGTTCGCCGCCCTGTCGCGGGCCGAGCGCTACGCGGCGATCCACCCCGTGATCACCGCCCCGAGCGCCGCGGTGCGCGACGCCCGCGTCGCCGCCGTCGTGGCGCGCCTGGCGGCCGGGGGATGA
- a CDS encoding WYL domain-containing protein, with product MPTTTSARLLALLSLLQARRDWPGAALAERLEVSPRTVRRDVDRLRELGYPIAAVKGPDGGYRLQAGTELPPLLFDDEQAVALAVALQLAAAAGAGIEEAAMRALGTVRQVLPARLRHRVDAVSVRAIAASGAEPPGVDVATLTTITAAARARETLRFRYERPGAADGPPRRAEPHHLVATGGRWYLVAWDLDRDDWRLFRADRVRPLTGTGPRFAPRELPGGDLEAYVRGRFRGSRDASGDWPCRGRAVVRQPAAALAPFVGDGVVEEVGPDCCRVTLGSWSWTALAADLGRFDAELEAVGPPALVDALARLAERCARAAGRPADAAAPGDPPAPPAD from the coding sequence GTGCCGACGACGACCTCCGCCCGCCTCCTGGCCCTGCTCTCCCTGCTGCAGGCGCGCCGCGACTGGCCGGGGGCGGCGCTCGCGGAGCGGCTCGAGGTCAGCCCGCGGACGGTCCGGCGCGACGTGGACCGCCTGCGCGAGCTCGGCTACCCGATCGCCGCCGTCAAGGGCCCGGACGGCGGCTACCGCCTGCAGGCGGGGACGGAGCTGCCGCCGCTGCTCTTCGACGACGAGCAGGCGGTCGCCCTCGCGGTCGCGCTGCAGCTCGCCGCCGCCGCGGGGGCGGGGATCGAGGAGGCCGCCATGCGCGCCCTCGGCACCGTGCGCCAGGTCCTGCCCGCGCGGCTCCGGCACCGGGTCGACGCCGTGTCCGTCCGCGCCATCGCGGCCTCGGGGGCAGAGCCGCCCGGCGTCGACGTGGCGACGCTCACGACGATCACTGCGGCGGCGCGCGCCCGCGAGACCCTCCGCTTCCGCTACGAGCGGCCCGGGGCGGCGGATGGCCCGCCGCGGCGCGCCGAGCCGCACCACCTCGTCGCCACCGGCGGGCGCTGGTACCTCGTGGCGTGGGACCTGGACCGCGACGACTGGCGCCTGTTCCGGGCGGACCGGGTGCGGCCGCTGACGGGCACCGGCCCGCGCTTCGCGCCCCGCGAGCTGCCGGGCGGCGACCTGGAGGCGTACGTGCGGGGGCGCTTCCGGGGATCCCGCGACGCCTCGGGGGACTGGCCCTGCCGCGGGCGGGCGGTCGTGCGCCAGCCGGCGGCGGCGCTGGCCCCGTTCGTCGGGGACGGCGTGGTGGAGGAGGTCGGCCCGGATTGCTGCCGCGTGACGCTGGGCTCGTGGTCGTGGACGGCGCTGGCCGCCGACCTGGGCCGGTTCGACGCCGAGCTCGAGGCCGTCGGGCCGCCCGCGCTGGTCGACGCGCTGGCGCGCCTGGCCGAACGCTGCGCGCGGGCGGCGGGCCGCCCCGCCGACGCAGCGGCCCCGGGCGACCCGCCGGCTCCGCCGGCCGACTAG
- a CDS encoding VOC family protein: MSITTTTHLNFTDGRAREALEFYAAVFGGTAAVTTYGDVGMPADQPGADRVVFGHVATDDGFRVMAYDVPATGDAAAAPTRAGSTRREHGVTLTDQPFFVSVRGESLDEVTTYWDRLADGATVVEPLAASAWSPGFGMLTDRFGVTWSVDVQPAA, from the coding sequence ATGAGCATCACCACCACCACGCACCTGAACTTCACCGACGGCCGGGCCCGGGAGGCCCTCGAGTTCTACGCCGCCGTCTTCGGCGGGACCGCGGCCGTGACCACGTACGGCGACGTCGGCATGCCCGCCGACCAGCCGGGCGCCGACCGCGTCGTGTTCGGCCACGTGGCGACCGACGACGGCTTCCGGGTGATGGCGTACGACGTGCCGGCGACCGGCGACGCCGCTGCCGCGCCGACCCGGGCCGGATCCACCCGGCGCGAGCACGGCGTCACGCTGACAGACCAGCCGTTCTTCGTCTCGGTGCGGGGCGAGAGCCTCGACGAGGTGACGACCTACTGGGACCGGCTGGCCGACGGCGCGACCGTCGTGGAGCCGCTCGCGGCGTCGGCGTGGTCGCCGGGCTTCGGCATGCTGACCGACCGCTTCGGCGTGACCTGGTCCGTCGACGTGCAGCCCGCCGCCTAG